Proteins from a genomic interval of Archangium lipolyticum:
- a CDS encoding UDP-glucose dehydrogenase family protein, which produces MKIAVIGTGYVGLVAGTCFAESGHDVTCIDVDPKKIQALRNGQIPIYEPGLEELVHRNIAARRLHFTQDLKAAVGPSQVVFIAVGTPEGETGRADLQYVLNAAEQIGQALRHYTVIVDKSTVPVGTADMVAAAVARNTEYEFDVVSNPEFLKEGAALEDFLKPDRVVIGTNSERARKIMGELYAPFVRTENPILFMDPRSAELTKYAANAMLATRISFMNDIAALCERVGADAEMVRKGMGSDKRIGYSFLYPGIGYGGSCFPKDVKALMATARDSGLEFDLLRAVENTNARQKRCLLTKALKHYGGDLSNRTFAVWGLSFKPKTDDMREAPSVELIEGLLGKGARVQCHDPVAAEVARRIFGDRVLYAPTCYDAAEGVDGLFLVTEWNEFRHPDMNRLKALMKSPVIFDGRNVFDPRRAREEGFTYFGIGRGQS; this is translated from the coding sequence ATGAAGATCGCGGTCATTGGGACGGGGTATGTGGGGTTGGTTGCGGGCACCTGCTTCGCCGAGTCGGGCCACGACGTCACCTGCATCGACGTGGACCCGAAGAAGATCCAGGCGCTGCGCAACGGCCAGATTCCCATCTACGAGCCGGGCCTCGAGGAGCTGGTCCACCGCAACATCGCCGCGCGGCGGCTGCACTTCACCCAGGACCTGAAGGCCGCGGTGGGGCCGTCGCAGGTGGTGTTCATCGCCGTGGGCACGCCGGAGGGCGAGACGGGACGCGCGGACCTCCAGTACGTGCTCAATGCCGCCGAGCAGATCGGCCAGGCGCTGCGCCACTACACCGTCATCGTGGACAAGAGCACGGTGCCGGTGGGCACCGCGGACATGGTGGCCGCCGCCGTCGCCCGCAACACCGAGTACGAGTTCGACGTGGTGTCCAACCCCGAGTTCCTCAAGGAGGGCGCGGCGCTCGAGGACTTCCTCAAGCCGGACCGGGTGGTCATCGGCACCAACTCCGAGCGGGCCCGGAAGATCATGGGTGAGCTGTACGCGCCCTTCGTCCGCACGGAGAACCCCATCCTCTTCATGGATCCGCGCTCGGCCGAGCTGACGAAGTACGCGGCCAACGCGATGCTCGCCACGCGCATCTCGTTCATGAATGACATCGCCGCGCTGTGCGAGCGCGTGGGGGCGGACGCGGAGATGGTCCGCAAGGGCATGGGCTCGGACAAGCGCATCGGCTACTCGTTCCTGTACCCGGGCATCGGGTATGGCGGCAGCTGCTTCCCCAAGGACGTGAAGGCGCTGATGGCCACCGCCCGGGACTCGGGGTTGGAGTTCGACCTGCTGCGCGCCGTGGAGAACACCAACGCGCGGCAGAAGCGCTGCCTGCTCACCAAGGCCCTGAAGCACTACGGCGGAGACCTGTCCAACCGCACCTTCGCGGTGTGGGGCCTGTCCTTCAAGCCGAAGACGGACGACATGCGCGAGGCGCCCTCGGTGGAGCTCATCGAGGGGCTGCTGGGCAAGGGCGCGCGCGTGCAGTGCCATGACCCGGTGGCGGCGGAGGTGGCGCGGCGCATCTTCGGCGATCGCGTGCTCTACGCACCGACCTGCTACGACGCGGCGGAGGGCGTCGACGGGCTCTTCCTGGTGACGGAGTGGAACGAGTTCCGCCACCCGGACATGAACCGTCTCAAGGCCCTGATGAAGAGCCCGGTCATCTTCGATGGCCGCAACGTGTTCGATCCGAGGCGCGCGCGCGAAGAGGGCTTCACGTACTTCGGCATCGGCCGCGGCCAGTCCTGA
- a CDS encoding CgeB family protein, translated as MRIVFFCHSLLSDWNHGNAHFLRGVVTELAVRGHDVRVFEPENAWSLQNLLAEPGGAAVLDEVRTVYPRVKPERYVLETLDLDLALDGAHVVIVHEWSDPELVKRIGERRKAGGTFRLLFHDTHHRSVSARQEMARYELAHYDGVLAFGEVIRRIYLDEGWTRRAWTWHEAADARVFRPRPQVAQERDLVWVGNWGDDERTAELHEFLLDPVKDLGLKARVHGVRYPDTARAALDESGIEFAGWLPNHRVPVAFAQARVTVHVPRRPYTRALPGIPTIRPFEALACGLPLVSAPWSDAEGLFTPGRDFLVANDGQEMRQHLRALLSDEGLRREIAGHGRRTVLARHTCAHRVNELLRICQALGLSATELNPMGQERVTA; from the coding sequence ATGCGTATCGTCTTCTTCTGTCACTCCCTTCTGTCGGACTGGAACCACGGCAACGCACACTTCCTGCGCGGTGTGGTGACGGAGCTCGCGGTGCGTGGCCATGACGTCCGCGTCTTCGAGCCCGAGAACGCCTGGAGCCTGCAGAACCTGCTCGCCGAGCCCGGTGGGGCGGCCGTGCTGGACGAGGTGCGGACCGTCTACCCGCGCGTGAAGCCCGAGCGCTACGTGCTGGAGACGCTGGACCTGGATCTCGCGCTGGACGGGGCCCACGTGGTCATCGTCCACGAGTGGAGTGACCCGGAGCTGGTGAAGCGCATCGGCGAGCGGCGCAAGGCGGGTGGCACCTTCCGGCTGCTCTTCCATGACACACACCACCGCAGCGTGAGTGCCCGGCAGGAGATGGCCCGCTACGAGCTCGCCCACTACGACGGGGTGCTGGCCTTCGGCGAGGTCATCCGGCGCATCTACCTCGACGAGGGTTGGACCCGCCGGGCGTGGACCTGGCACGAGGCCGCCGACGCGCGCGTCTTCCGCCCGCGGCCGCAGGTGGCGCAGGAGCGCGATCTCGTCTGGGTCGGCAACTGGGGTGACGACGAGCGCACCGCGGAGCTCCACGAGTTCCTGTTGGACCCGGTGAAGGACCTGGGCCTGAAGGCGCGCGTGCATGGCGTGCGCTATCCGGACACCGCGCGGGCGGCGCTCGACGAGTCGGGCATCGAGTTCGCCGGTTGGCTGCCGAACCACCGCGTGCCGGTGGCCTTCGCCCAGGCGCGCGTGACGGTCCACGTGCCGCGCCGGCCCTACACCCGGGCGCTGCCCGGCATCCCCACCATCCGCCCGTTCGAGGCGCTCGCCTGCGGCCTTCCGCTCGTGTCGGCGCCGTGGTCGGACGCGGAGGGGCTCTTCACACCGGGACGTGACTTCCTCGTCGCCAACGACGGCCAGGAGATGCGGCAGCACCTGCGGGCGCTGCTCTCCGACGAGGGCCTGCGCCGGGAGATCGCCGGGCACGGCCGGCGCACGGTGCTGGCACGCCACACCTGCGCGCACCGCGTGAACGAGCTGCTGCGCATCTGCCAGGCGCTGGGACTGAGTGCCACCGAGTTGAACCCCATGGGTCAGGAAAGGGTCACCGCATGA
- a CDS encoding ABC transporter ATP-binding protein codes for MQTPSVSRGALWRAMSYLRPHRRAVITILSLVLTSACLSAMEPLVLKHIFDQLGSGGAWKSVFLGVGAMVLIGLAREGLGATSNWLTWRTRIAVHFSLNEATVTRLHRLPLSFHREEGVGAIMTKLDRGMQGFVGAITELAFNVIPAATYLILSVVIMFRLDWRLALLALAFAPIPVLIARRAAPKQTLREQTLMDRWTKIYARFNEVLSGIVTVKSFAMEEREKQRFLHDVREANSVVTRGVAFDATVGATQNLVVLIARVASLGFGGVLVMRGQITAGTLVAFLGYIGGLFGPVQGLSGVYKTLRTASVAINQVFSILDAQDHLGDAPDAVEVTDLRGEVEFENIHFAYPSSSGPNKPLINGIDLKVKQGETIALVGPSGAGKTTLMSLLCRFYDPVEGVVRIDGKDIRSLKQMSLRRHIGVVLQDGLLFNESVRSNIAYGRPNASMEEIETVARAAHAHDFIMRLPQGYDTLVGERGNRLSAGERQRISIARSLLKNPPILILDEPTSALDAESEALVQEALGKLMKGRTTFAIAHRLSTVVDADRILVLKGGQIIEQGRHAELMRLDGYYASLVRRQTRGLLPELPSLPEPMHPSSAVA; via the coding sequence ATGCAGACTCCTTCCGTCTCTCGTGGCGCACTGTGGCGGGCGATGAGCTACCTCCGCCCCCACCGGCGCGCGGTCATCACCATCCTGAGCCTCGTCCTGACCTCCGCGTGCCTGAGCGCGATGGAGCCGCTGGTGCTCAAGCACATCTTCGACCAGCTCGGGTCGGGGGGCGCCTGGAAGTCCGTGTTCCTCGGAGTGGGAGCGATGGTGCTCATCGGCCTGGCACGCGAGGGGCTCGGGGCCACGTCCAACTGGCTCACCTGGCGCACGCGCATCGCCGTGCACTTCTCCCTCAACGAGGCCACCGTCACGCGCCTCCACCGCCTCCCGCTCAGCTTCCACCGCGAGGAGGGCGTGGGCGCGATCATGACGAAGCTCGATCGCGGCATGCAGGGCTTCGTGGGCGCCATCACCGAGCTGGCCTTCAACGTCATCCCGGCCGCCACGTACCTCATCCTCTCCGTGGTCATCATGTTCCGGCTGGACTGGCGCCTGGCCCTGCTCGCGCTGGCGTTCGCGCCCATCCCGGTGCTGATCGCCCGCCGGGCCGCGCCCAAGCAGACCCTGCGCGAGCAGACGCTCATGGATCGCTGGACGAAGATCTACGCCCGCTTCAACGAGGTCCTCTCCGGCATCGTGACGGTGAAGAGCTTCGCCATGGAGGAGCGCGAGAAGCAGCGCTTCCTGCATGACGTGCGCGAGGCCAACTCCGTCGTGACGCGCGGCGTGGCCTTCGACGCGACCGTGGGGGCGACCCAGAACCTCGTGGTGCTCATCGCGCGCGTGGCGTCGCTCGGTTTTGGCGGGGTGCTCGTGATGCGCGGGCAGATCACCGCCGGTACCCTGGTGGCGTTCCTCGGCTACATCGGCGGTCTCTTCGGGCCGGTGCAGGGCTTGAGCGGCGTGTACAAGACGCTGCGGACCGCCTCGGTGGCCATCAACCAGGTCTTCTCCATCCTGGATGCGCAGGATCACCTGGGTGATGCCCCGGACGCCGTCGAGGTCACCGACCTGCGCGGTGAGGTGGAGTTCGAGAACATCCACTTCGCCTACCCGTCGTCCTCGGGTCCCAACAAGCCGCTCATCAATGGCATCGACCTGAAGGTGAAGCAGGGCGAGACGATCGCCCTGGTGGGGCCGAGCGGGGCGGGGAAGACGACGCTGATGAGCCTGCTGTGCCGCTTCTACGACCCGGTCGAGGGCGTGGTGCGCATCGACGGCAAGGACATCCGCTCGCTCAAGCAGATGTCGCTGCGGCGCCACATCGGCGTGGTGCTGCAGGATGGACTGCTCTTCAACGAGAGCGTGCGCAGCAACATCGCCTACGGGCGGCCGAACGCCTCGATGGAGGAGATCGAGACGGTGGCCCGCGCCGCGCACGCGCACGACTTCATCATGCGCCTGCCGCAGGGCTACGACACCTTGGTGGGCGAGCGCGGCAACCGGCTGTCCGCGGGCGAGCGCCAGCGCATCTCCATCGCGCGCTCGCTGCTCAAGAATCCGCCGATCCTCATCCTGGACGAGCCCACCAGCGCGCTCGACGCGGAGAGCGAGGCGCTCGTGCAGGAGGCGCTCGGCAAGTTGATGAAGGGCCGCACCACCTTCGCCATCGCGCACCGCCTGTCCACGGTGGTGGACGCCGATCGCATCCTCGTGCTCAAGGGCGGGCAGATCATCGAGCAGGGCCGCCATGCCGAGCTGATGCGGCTCGATGGCTACTACGCCTCGCTCGTGCGACGTCAGACGCGCGGGCTGCTGCCGGAGCTGCCGTCGCTCCCCGAGCCGATGCATCCGTCGTCCGCGGTGGCGTAG
- a CDS encoding Gfo/Idh/MocA family protein, producing MSPRPRIGFLGVGWIGRNRMEAIARSETVEVAAVSDPVPAAAEEAQKLAPGSERADSLDALLEMGLDGIVIATPSAFHAEQSVRALERGLAVFCQKPLGRSAEEVKRVVDAARAADRLLGVDLSYRFTTGMRQLRERIVGGALGDIYAVNLVFHNAYGPDKAWFYDPKLAGGGCVMDLGIHLVDLALWVLGFPEVRRVSSQLFTQGRPLQKRGEAVEDFAAAQLELATGTSVQLACSWKLPAGCDAVIEASFYGTQGGAAFRNVNGSFYDFTADLFWGTSRERLADPPDAWGGRAAVDWATRLSHGARFDPESERLIQVASALDSIYG from the coding sequence GTGTCCCCCCGTCCCAGGATTGGCTTCCTCGGCGTGGGGTGGATCGGCCGCAACCGCATGGAGGCCATCGCCCGCAGCGAGACGGTCGAGGTGGCGGCCGTGTCGGATCCGGTGCCAGCGGCGGCCGAGGAGGCCCAGAAGCTCGCGCCGGGGAGCGAGCGGGCGGACTCCCTCGACGCGCTGCTCGAGATGGGGCTGGACGGCATCGTCATCGCCACGCCCAGTGCGTTCCACGCGGAGCAGTCCGTGCGCGCGCTGGAGCGGGGCCTGGCGGTGTTCTGCCAGAAGCCGCTCGGACGCTCGGCCGAGGAGGTGAAGCGCGTGGTGGATGCCGCGCGCGCGGCGGACCGGCTGCTGGGCGTGGACCTCAGCTACCGCTTCACCACCGGCATGCGGCAGCTGCGCGAGCGCATCGTGGGCGGCGCGCTGGGTGACATCTACGCGGTGAACCTCGTCTTCCACAACGCTTACGGGCCGGACAAGGCGTGGTTCTACGACCCGAAGCTCGCGGGCGGCGGGTGCGTGATGGACCTGGGCATCCACCTGGTCGACCTGGCGCTCTGGGTGCTGGGCTTCCCCGAGGTCCGGCGCGTGTCGAGCCAGCTCTTCACGCAGGGCCGCCCCCTCCAGAAGCGGGGGGAGGCCGTCGAGGACTTCGCCGCCGCGCAGTTGGAGCTCGCCACCGGCACCTCCGTGCAGCTGGCGTGCTCCTGGAAGCTGCCCGCCGGGTGCGATGCCGTCATCGAGGCGTCCTTCTATGGCACCCAGGGCGGCGCGGCGTTCCGCAACGTGAACGGCTCGTTCTACGACTTCACGGCGGACCTCTTCTGGGGCACCTCGCGCGAGCGCCTCGCGGATCCTCCGGATGCCTGGGGCGGCCGGGCCGCCGTGGACTGGGCCACCCGCCTGTCCCATGGTGCGCGCTTCGATCCGGAGTCCGAGCGGCTCATCCAGGTCGCCTCCGCGCTCGACAGCATCTACGGCTGA
- a CDS encoding CgeB family protein, giving the protein MSKGLRIAFFGSSLVSAYWNGAATYYRGIIRALHDLGHRVTFYEPDAYERQQHRDMADPDWARVVVYSAQGTDDVERCLKEASDSDVVVKASGVGVFDELLEARVLDLQRPGCQVVFWDVDAPATLERVEKNPNDPFRAHIPRYDHILTYGGGEPVVNAYRALGAKECVPIYNALDPSTHHPVAADARFSGDLAFLGNRLPDREARVEAFFLRAAELLPQSRFLLGGSGWGDRSLPSNVKYLGHVYTQDHNALNCSARAVLNINRDSMARFGFSPATRVFEAAGAGACIITDAFKGVELFLEPGREILVAHSGEEVAEHVRKLTEPDSRRIGQAAMRRVLAEHTYAHRASKVEEVLGFKKSGAHERVA; this is encoded by the coding sequence ATGAGCAAGGGTCTTCGCATCGCCTTCTTCGGCTCCAGTCTGGTCTCGGCCTACTGGAACGGGGCGGCCACCTACTACCGTGGCATCATCCGGGCGCTGCACGACCTCGGGCACCGGGTGACCTTCTACGAGCCGGATGCCTACGAGCGCCAGCAGCACCGCGACATGGCGGATCCGGATTGGGCGCGCGTGGTGGTCTACTCCGCCCAGGGCACGGATGACGTCGAGCGCTGCCTGAAGGAGGCGAGTGACTCGGACGTGGTGGTGAAGGCCAGCGGCGTCGGCGTCTTCGACGAGCTGCTCGAGGCCCGCGTGCTCGACCTCCAGCGCCCCGGCTGCCAGGTGGTGTTCTGGGACGTGGACGCACCGGCCACGCTCGAGCGCGTGGAGAAGAACCCGAACGACCCGTTCCGGGCGCACATCCCCCGCTACGACCACATCCTCACCTATGGCGGTGGCGAGCCGGTGGTGAATGCCTACCGCGCGCTCGGGGCGAAGGAGTGCGTGCCCATCTACAACGCGTTGGATCCGAGCACCCACCACCCGGTGGCGGCGGATGCTCGCTTCTCGGGGGACCTGGCCTTCCTGGGCAACCGGCTGCCGGATCGCGAGGCACGCGTGGAGGCCTTCTTTCTCAGGGCCGCCGAGCTCCTGCCGCAGTCGCGCTTCCTGCTCGGGGGCAGCGGCTGGGGTGACCGCTCGCTGCCCTCCAATGTGAAGTACCTCGGCCACGTGTACACGCAGGACCACAACGCGCTGAACTGCTCGGCGCGGGCGGTGCTCAACATCAACCGCGACAGCATGGCCCGCTTCGGCTTCTCGCCGGCCACGCGCGTGTTCGAGGCCGCCGGCGCGGGCGCCTGCATCATCACCGACGCCTTCAAGGGCGTGGAGCTGTTCCTGGAGCCCGGACGGGAAATCCTCGTGGCGCACTCGGGCGAGGAGGTCGCCGAGCACGTGCGCAAGCTGACGGAGCCCGACTCCCGGCGCATCGGCCAGGCGGCGATGCGGCGCGTGCTGGCCGAGCACACGTACGCGCACCGTGCCTCCAAGGTGGAAGAGGTGCTCGGATTCAAGAAGAGCGGCGCTCACGAGCGGGTGGCTTGA
- a CDS encoding glycosyltransferase family 4 protein — MKPSRASSSRMAATPPVRRVLMTADTVGGVWTYALELCRALAVDGVEVALATMGAPLSPGQWASAREVPGLTIHESTYRLEWMDDPWEDVRAAGKWLLELEARLEPDLIHLNGYCHGDLPWRAPTLMVAHSCVLSWWEAVKGESAPDRYARYREEVTRGLRAAGCVVAPSAAMLADAERLYGPFRATRVIANARRAESFPPGPKEDFVLAAGRLWDEAKNLAALEKIAPWLPFPVRVAGETHHPGGGDSARTCQVEPLGRLTSAQLAGWMSRAGVYALPARYEPFGLSILEAALAGCALVLGDIPSLREVWGDAALFVDPDDSQGLLAVLRDLMEHPAERERHAARARERALTFTPRRMAEAYLELYAALRARPEEERALPALHAF, encoded by the coding sequence TTGAAGCCTTCGCGGGCTAGCTCGAGCCGTATGGCCGCGACGCCGCCCGTGCGGCGGGTGTTGATGACCGCCGACACGGTGGGTGGCGTGTGGACGTACGCGCTCGAGCTGTGCCGGGCGCTCGCGGTGGACGGGGTGGAGGTGGCGCTCGCGACGATGGGGGCGCCGCTGTCCCCCGGGCAATGGGCCTCGGCCCGGGAGGTCCCGGGGCTCACCATCCATGAGAGCACCTACCGGCTCGAGTGGATGGACGACCCCTGGGAGGATGTCCGCGCCGCCGGGAAGTGGCTCCTCGAGTTGGAAGCGCGGCTGGAGCCCGACCTCATCCACCTCAATGGTTATTGCCACGGCGATCTGCCCTGGCGGGCCCCGACCCTGATGGTGGCGCACTCGTGCGTCCTGTCGTGGTGGGAGGCCGTGAAGGGGGAGTCCGCCCCCGACCGTTATGCCCGCTACCGCGAAGAGGTGACGCGGGGCTTGCGCGCGGCGGGATGCGTGGTGGCACCCAGCGCGGCGATGCTCGCGGACGCCGAGCGGCTCTATGGTCCGTTCCGCGCGACGCGGGTGATCGCCAACGCACGGCGGGCGGAGTCCTTCCCGCCCGGACCCAAGGAAGACTTCGTGCTCGCCGCGGGCCGCCTGTGGGACGAGGCCAAGAACCTGGCGGCGCTGGAGAAGATCGCTCCGTGGCTGCCGTTCCCGGTGCGGGTGGCCGGCGAGACGCACCACCCCGGAGGCGGTGACTCGGCGCGCACCTGTCAGGTGGAGCCGCTCGGGCGTCTCACGTCGGCGCAGCTCGCGGGCTGGATGTCGCGGGCCGGGGTCTACGCGCTGCCCGCTCGTTACGAGCCCTTCGGCCTGTCCATCCTGGAGGCCGCGCTCGCTGGGTGCGCGCTGGTGCTGGGAGACATCCCGAGCCTGCGCGAGGTGTGGGGCGATGCCGCGCTCTTCGTGGACCCGGACGACTCCCAGGGACTGCTCGCCGTGCTGCGGGACCTGATGGAGCACCCCGCCGAGCGCGAGCGCCATGCCGCCCGGGCCCGTGAGCGGGCACTCACCTTCACGCCCCGCCGCATGGCGGAGGCCTACCTGGAGCTCTACGCCGCGCTCCGCGCGCGGCCCGAGGAGGAGCGGGCCCTTCCCGCGCTCCACGCTTTCTGA
- a CDS encoding NAD-dependent epimerase/dehydratase family protein — translation MRRKQVLITGGAGFIGSHLADELISKGYRVRALDALLPQVHGESRSRPEYLHPEVELLVGDVRDREAVRRALEGVDCVYHFAAAVGVGQSMYEVEHYTSVNNIGTAVLMEALIERPVERLVVASSMSVYGEGLFRTPDGRLVPGTERTLEQLQSGDWELRGAQGEALAPLPTPETKVPALSSVYALSKYDQERLCLITGRAYNIPTVALRFFNVYGPRQALSNPYTGVLAIFASRLINGNAPLIFEDGMQQRDFVNVHDVARACRLAMEVEDAPGHVLNIGSGRSVTVREVARAIGEVMGKPHIRPAVTGKYRMGDIRHCFADITLARKVLGYEPQVEFQQGLAELADWLKGQVATDRVAEARAELEARGLTV, via the coding sequence ATGAGGCGCAAGCAGGTACTCATCACCGGAGGCGCGGGCTTCATTGGTTCGCATCTGGCCGATGAGCTCATCTCGAAGGGGTACCGCGTCAGGGCTCTGGACGCACTGCTGCCGCAGGTCCATGGCGAGAGCCGCTCTCGTCCGGAGTACCTGCACCCCGAGGTGGAGCTCCTGGTTGGCGATGTTCGCGACCGTGAGGCGGTGCGTCGCGCGCTCGAGGGCGTGGACTGTGTCTACCACTTCGCCGCGGCCGTGGGTGTGGGCCAGAGCATGTACGAGGTGGAGCACTACACCTCGGTGAACAACATCGGCACCGCGGTGTTGATGGAAGCACTCATCGAACGTCCGGTGGAGCGGCTGGTGGTCGCCTCCAGCATGAGCGTCTACGGCGAGGGACTGTTCCGCACGCCTGACGGCCGCCTGGTGCCTGGCACGGAGCGCACCCTGGAGCAGCTCCAGTCCGGCGACTGGGAGCTCAGGGGCGCTCAGGGCGAGGCGCTCGCGCCGCTGCCCACGCCCGAGACCAAGGTGCCGGCGCTCTCCTCCGTCTACGCGCTGTCCAAGTACGACCAGGAGCGGCTGTGCCTCATCACCGGCCGGGCCTACAACATCCCCACGGTGGCGCTGCGCTTCTTCAACGTCTACGGCCCGCGCCAGGCGCTCTCCAATCCCTACACCGGGGTGCTCGCCATCTTCGCCTCGCGGCTCATCAACGGTAACGCGCCGCTCATCTTCGAGGACGGGATGCAGCAACGTGACTTCGTCAACGTGCACGACGTGGCGCGCGCCTGCCGCCTGGCGATGGAGGTCGAGGACGCGCCCGGCCACGTGCTCAACATCGGCAGCGGCCGCTCCGTCACGGTGCGCGAGGTGGCCCGCGCCATCGGCGAAGTGATGGGCAAGCCACACATCCGGCCGGCGGTGACGGGCAAATACCGGATGGGCGACATCCGCCACTGCTTCGCCGACATCACGCTGGCTCGCAAGGTGCTGGGATACGAGCCTCAGGTCGAATTCCAGCAGGGGCTGGCGGAGCTGGCGGACTGGCTGAAGGGTCAGGTGGCCACGGACCGAGTGGCCGAGGCGAGGGCGGAGCTCGAGGCTCGAGGGCTGACCGTATGA
- a CDS encoding NAD-dependent epimerase/dehydratase family protein, whose amino-acid sequence MSKTRSGRKNGHDKPVVIFGGAGFIGSNVADQYLSDGRLVRVFDNVSRAGVERNLRWLKERHGSLLNVVVADIRDEVAVRGAVRDAGEVFHFAAQVAVTTSLEGPVHDFEVNARGTLNVLEALRAMDNPAPLIFTSTNKVYGGLPGLELAQDGRRYGPRDEETRAHGISERCPLDFESPYGCSKGCADQYVLDYGRSFGLKTAVFRMSCIYGPRQFGTEDQGWVAHFLIRALEGKPITLYGDGMQVRDILFVEDLVRAFRLAQANIDKLRGQAFNIGGGPERTVSLLELLDLIEQRTGRRPEVRFEDWRTGDQRYYVSDTRRFQEATGWAPQVGVEQGVTRLYAWLKTLAEERASHAPVRGDALEAFAG is encoded by the coding sequence ATGAGCAAGACACGATCAGGTCGGAAGAACGGTCACGACAAACCGGTGGTGATCTTCGGTGGAGCGGGCTTCATCGGCTCCAACGTGGCGGACCAGTACCTGAGCGATGGACGCCTGGTCCGGGTGTTCGACAACGTGTCTCGCGCTGGCGTGGAGCGGAACCTGCGCTGGCTCAAGGAGCGTCACGGGTCGCTGCTCAACGTGGTGGTGGCGGACATCCGTGACGAGGTGGCGGTGCGGGGCGCCGTGCGTGACGCGGGGGAGGTGTTCCACTTCGCGGCACAGGTGGCGGTGACCACCAGCCTCGAGGGCCCGGTGCACGACTTCGAGGTCAACGCGCGCGGCACCCTCAACGTGCTGGAGGCCCTGCGGGCCATGGACAATCCCGCGCCGCTGATCTTCACCTCGACCAACAAGGTGTACGGCGGATTGCCGGGGCTTGAGCTCGCCCAGGATGGCCGCCGCTACGGGCCCAGGGACGAGGAGACGCGTGCCCACGGCATCAGCGAGCGGTGCCCGCTCGACTTCGAGAGTCCGTATGGCTGCTCCAAGGGGTGCGCGGACCAGTACGTGCTCGACTACGGGCGCTCCTTCGGGCTGAAGACCGCGGTGTTCCGGATGAGCTGCATCTACGGCCCGCGGCAGTTCGGCACCGAGGATCAAGGCTGGGTGGCGCACTTCCTCATCCGCGCGCTCGAGGGCAAGCCGATCACCCTCTACGGCGACGGCATGCAGGTGCGCGACATCCTCTTCGTCGAGGACCTGGTGCGCGCCTTCCGTCTGGCGCAGGCGAACATCGACAAGCTCCGGGGACAGGCCTTCAACATCGGCGGTGGCCCGGAGCGGACGGTGAGCCTGCTGGAGCTGCTCGACCTCATCGAGCAGCGCACCGGGCGGCGCCCCGAGGTCCGCTTCGAGGACTGGCGCACCGGAGACCAGCGCTACTACGTCTCCGACACCCGCAGGTTCCAGGAGGCCACCGGCTGGGCGCCGCAGGTGGGCGTCGAGCAGGGCGTGACCCGGCTGTACGCGTGGCTGAAGACACTGGCCGAGGAGCGCGCGAGTCATGCACCCGTCAGAGGAGATGCGCTTGAAGCCTTCGCGGGCTAG
- a CDS encoding CgeB family protein: protein METETERMRIVILGLSITSSWGNGHATTYRGLVRELVRNGHDLLFLERDVPWYASNRDMPRPPYGRTELYSSLDDLKDRFASEVRRADLVIVGSYVPQGVEVGAWVQRTARGVTAFYDIDTPVTLAKLARKDFEYLSPELIPGYQLYLSFTGGPTLERIERELGSPAARPLYCSCDPELYSPQRREPLWDLGYLGTYSDDRQPVLDRLMLAAAREWSSGRFVVAGPQYPATIQWPSNVSRVEHLAPPEHPAFYNSQRFTLNVTRADMVRAGYSPSVRLFEAAACAVPIISDPWAGLDTLFVPGEEILISHSGEETLRYLRELSDTDRQAMGQRARERVLAEHTAAHRARTLEEYARAVSSGRKP, encoded by the coding sequence ATGGAGACGGAGACGGAGCGGATGCGGATCGTCATTCTCGGGCTGTCCATCACGTCGAGCTGGGGGAACGGGCACGCCACCACCTACCGCGGGCTGGTGCGCGAGCTGGTGCGCAACGGGCATGACCTGCTGTTCCTCGAGCGCGACGTGCCCTGGTACGCCTCCAACCGGGACATGCCGCGTCCGCCCTACGGACGCACCGAGCTCTATTCGAGCCTGGACGACCTGAAGGACCGGTTCGCCAGCGAGGTGCGGCGCGCGGACCTGGTCATCGTGGGTTCGTACGTGCCCCAGGGCGTGGAGGTGGGCGCCTGGGTGCAGCGCACCGCTCGCGGCGTCACGGCCTTCTACGACATCGACACGCCCGTGACGCTGGCCAAGCTGGCGCGCAAGGACTTCGAATACCTGTCGCCCGAGCTCATTCCGGGCTACCAGCTCTATCTGTCCTTCACGGGTGGGCCCACGCTCGAGCGCATCGAGCGCGAGCTGGGCTCCCCGGCGGCCCGGCCGCTCTACTGCAGTTGTGACCCCGAGCTGTACTCGCCGCAGCGCCGCGAGCCGCTCTGGGACCTCGGGTACCTGGGCACGTACAGCGATGACCGGCAGCCGGTGCTGGACCGGTTGATGCTCGCCGCCGCGCGCGAGTGGTCCTCCGGCCGCTTCGTCGTCGCCGGGCCGCAGTACCCGGCCACCATCCAGTGGCCCTCCAACGTGTCTCGCGTGGAGCACCTGGCTCCGCCCGAGCACCCGGCCTTCTACAATTCGCAGCGCTTCACCCTCAACGTCACCCGCGCGGACATGGTTCGCGCCGGGTACTCGCCCAGCGTGCGCCTCTTCGAGGCCGCCGCATGCGCGGTTCCCATCATCAGTGACCCGTGGGCGGGGCTCGACACCCTCTTCGTCCCAGGCGAGGAGATCCTCATCTCCCACTCGGGCGAGGAGACGCTGCGCTACCTCCGGGAGCTCTCGGACACGGATCGCCAGGCCATGGGACAACGCGCACGCGAGCGCGTGCTGGCCGAGCACACGGCGGCGCACCGGGCCAGGACCTTGGAGGAGTACGCCCGGGCGGTGAGCTCGGGACGCAAACCGTAG